From Terriglobia bacterium, the proteins below share one genomic window:
- a CDS encoding nucleotidyltransferase domain-containing protein produces MKTLPLPADELTLLKAVFLRHPEISEVRIFGSRAKGVYTSSSDIDLAVWGTVDPLRAQAIAAELDELPLPYRYDVQAFDAIKSQPLREHIERVGISIYRKSAGN; encoded by the coding sequence ATGAAAACACTTCCCCTTCCCGCCGATGAACTTACGCTGTTGAAAGCGGTTTTCCTGCGGCATCCGGAAATCAGCGAAGTTAGAATTTTCGGCTCGCGGGCAAAAGGCGTCTATACTTCCAGCTCTGATATTGACCTCGCAGTTTGGGGGACAGTGGATCCGTTACGCGCCCAGGCGATTGCCGCCGAACTGGATGAACTCCCTCTTCCTTACCGTTACGACGTCCAGGCTTTCGATGCCATCAAATCTCAGCCGCTGCGTGAACACATAGAACGCGTCGGAATATCGATCTATAGAAAATCCGCCGGGAATTAG